The stretch of DNA CCTACAGGCCCCCCACTTATTCAGCTAAATCAATAGAATACTTCGCAAATCCACCAGCCGATGGCCCGATATACTTAATCGTTGGGAACTGGCCAAGGTATTTTTGTGCATTTGGTGAAGAATCAAACACCGGAACCACAGTACCTTTGAACTTAGCAAAGGACCAGTTTTGGTCTGCCGTTGGATTTATGGTTTTCTTTTCTTGAATATAGTTCGTGATAATTTGACGATTTTCATCAGGCGACTTTAGCACAATCTCACCCTGACTGGCTCCAGGGAAAGTCGCACTGGATGCCCGGTAGTTATTCGTTGCAACAATAAACTTTTGGTCTGCTGCAACAGGCTTCCCTTGATAGGTTAGATTAACAACTCTGCCCGTACCCGGATTAATGACATTCCCATTAGAGTCATATTTAGCCGGCTTCGTCACATCAATTTGATACTGCACACCATCAATTACATCAAAATTGAAGGATTGGAAATTCGGATTAATCAATGGCTGCTCACCGGTCTTTGAAGGGTCAATCTGATTAAATTGACCTGCACTCATTTCCAACCATTCTTTGAGCTGAGATCCAGTTACTAATTTCGCTTGAAGCGTATTCGGATACAAATACAAATCAGCGACATTTTTTATGGCCAAAGTCCCCGCAGGAATGTCTGTGTAATATTGCGGGCCGTTACGGCCGCCTGCTTTAAACGGTGCCGCTGCAGAGAGAATAGGGATACCTGAATACTTACTGTAAGCTGAATCTTTTAGTTTCTCTGCCAAATATTCTGTTTGTGCATTATTCACGATTTGTACAGAAGGATCATCCTGGACCAGCGCAAAATAACTATAAATCGGAGCGGTTGTTTCTCCCACAGGCTGATTCACATACTTAATCGTTCCCTCATGTTCTGGCAAGATTGCTTGCATGAGTGGCTCGTCTGTTTCGACAATGGATTTACCCGTTGCGTCAACAATAGGCCGTACACTCGCTTTACCTTCAACCACATTCCACTTTCCACGCTGTTTCTCCAGTTGGAGGTCAATCACTCCAAGATGACTGCCAAAAGCCCCTGGCATCACAACAGGCTTTCCGTTGATCGTCCCTCTTTCAAGATTCACATTTTGAATATCCTTATAGAGTGGGCCAGGGAATACATTATGCTGATGACCGGTAAATATCGCATCAATGTCCTTAATTTCTGTTAAATAGTAACCCGCATTCTCCATTCCAGGTTGATACGGCTCCCCGCTTATTCCCATATGAGCAAGAGCGACAATAACGTCAGCCCCCTTCTTTTTCATCATCGGAACATATTTCTTTGCCGTCTCAACAATGGATTTTACCTCGACTTTTCCTTCTAAATTAGCTTTATCCCATTCCATAATCTGTGGTGGAACAAAACCAATGACCCCTACCTTAATTGTTTGCTTTTTCCCTTGTGCATCTACAAGCGTTTTATTAATAATAACGTATGGTTCAAAATAGGGTTCATTTGTGCCTACCTTCACCACATTGGCGTTTACAAGCGGCATTTTAGCATCGTTCAGTGTTTCATTGAGATAGTCCAAACCGTAATTAAATTCGTGGTTGCCTACTGTAGTAGCATCGTAGTTCAAAAGATTAAACAAGCGGTAAACTGGATGCACCTCGCCTGCCTTTAACCCTTTTACTTTTGCTACATAATCGCCCAATGGATTTCCTTGAATCTCGTCCCCATTATCAAACAGCATCGAATTCTTCACTTCATTTCGTGCTTGTTTGATGAGGGTAGCGGTTTTCACCAAACCGACTTTGTCGTCTTGCTTTGTCTGATAATAATCATAATTAGCTCTAAAAAAACATGAAGATCGGTCGTTCCAAGCAAGCGCAACTGTACAGTACTCTCTGGCTTTTGTGCAAAAGCACGAGTTGGCAGCAACTGCCCAATGATGACAAGCACTGAAACTAGAATGATGTTAATTGTTTTAACCAATCAAGAAGCCTCCCTTACTAAAATCATACAAACGAGGATAGTATTTGCAGTAAGTGACAAGAATATGACGTTAATTTTTTACAAAAATAAGCACTGGCAAATTCAATTTCAAACTAGTCACTGGGTTAAAAGGCATTTATAATAATGTATAATCTCTTGCCAAAAATAAGGTAAGAACAAAACCTTACATTTCAGGAGGTGATGAGTCTTGGGAAATCACAGTAGATTACCAGGGACTCCAACAACTCATGCAAAGCCAAGTATTGGAAAGGCGATACTTTGCATGGGGCGGACACTTATTTAACAAATCGCCCAGGTAACTTTTTAATATGCGGCTTTGCACCTTATTTCTCTAAAAAAAATAAGGGGCTGGCAAACGATGAAATATGTAAACGCAAGCAACATTTTACCTGAAAAGCTGATTGCAGAAATTCAAAAATACGTTCAAGGGGAAACCGTTTATATTCCCAAGCCGGAGAAAACCTACCGGAAATGGGGAAGTTGTTCTGGGGCAAGAAAGTCCATTGATGAACGGAATGTCTCAATTAAACATGCTTTTACAAATGGAAAAAGCATTGATCAGTTAGCGGATGAGTATTTCTTATCCATCGAAACAATAAAAAAAATAGTCTACTCGTATAAAAAACACTGATGGCTTGGTCCATCAGTGTTTTCGTATGTATAGTTTGTTTCTAAGTCATCTTCTACATTTTATTTATGGGTTGCTTTTTATAAAATAAAGTAGAACGAGGTGAAGAACAATGAAAGAAAAATTCATAAAGAATGAACAATATAATTTTATAAAACGACAAGTAGATTTAATTAAAGATAGTTATAGAAAGAACTCTGACCCAAGTGTTATTAAGGCAGTCAGGGAACTGGCAAACGCTCATATTCTTGAACTTTTTCCACTAGGTACAAAGGAACAAATAGAAAGACTGGATCTTTTGAAATGGAAAACGGATGCGGAGCTTGATCAATATGTTCAAGAGTTAGCTAGCTTCTTAATCCCCTTCCCCAAGATGACCGAGCAGCAAGTGAAAAAGATGTTTCCAAAAGCGAAGAAATTAAAGGTACCCAATTTATCGGCAATCGATTTTGAGAAAATGACCTACCTAAGCTGGACGGATATCAGCACCAACAAAAAGTTTATTATCTATGAGCACGATGAGAAATTGCTGGGGATCGAATGTAAATACTCTATTTTAAATAAGGATAATATCTGCTCGTTCTGTAATCGCTTTGGGCAAGTGACCTTTATTTCCACAATCACAAAAGCTAAAAAGTCGAATAATCCAGACTACTACAAAGCTATTGGAAACTATATCTGCCTCGACAGTGCTGAGTGTAATAAAAAGATCACAAACGTTGACTATTTAG from Bacillus sp. SLBN-46 encodes:
- a CDS encoding CD3324 family protein; translated protein: MKYVNASNILPEKLIAEIQKYVQGETVYIPKPEKTYRKWGSCSGARKSIDERNVSIKHAFTNGKSIDQLADEYFLSIETIKKIVYSYKKH
- a CDS encoding FusB/FusC family EF-G-binding protein: MKEKFIKNEQYNFIKRQVDLIKDSYRKNSDPSVIKAVRELANAHILELFPLGTKEQIERLDLLKWKTDAELDQYVQELASFLIPFPKMTEQQVKKMFPKAKKLKVPNLSAIDFEKMTYLSWTDISTNKKFIIYEHDEKLLGIECKYSILNKDNICSFCNRFGQVTFISTITKAKKSNNPDYYKAIGNYICLDSAECNKKITNVDYLASFLEESLRKHALKKEPF